The following are encoded together in the Lathyrus oleraceus cultivar Zhongwan6 chromosome 3, CAAS_Psat_ZW6_1.0, whole genome shotgun sequence genome:
- the LOC127130769 gene encoding uncharacterized protein LOC127130769, which yields MAPYEVLYGRKCRTPLCWTDVGEERILGPKIIQETTEKIRMVRDKIKKAQDRKKSYAYNRRRPLEFNEGDHAFLKVTPRLRLKGPFKSRKLSSRYVGPYQIIERIGEVAYKLALPPYLSEMHDAFHVSQLRKFIPDSLHPILPDSVEVEADLTFEPQPSCIVGLETKVLRNKEIPLVKVQWDGSHSSDATRELESKMREVYPHLFQVALVEQIFNV from the exons ATGGCCCCTTATGAAGTCTTGTATGGAAGGAAATGTAGAACACCTTTGTGTTGGACAGACGTTGGTGAAGAAAGAATCTTAGGACCGAAGAttattcaagagactacggaAAAGATAAGGATGGTTCGTGATAAGATAAAGAAAGCACAAGATCGCAAAAAGAGCTATGCGTATAACAGAAGAAGACCATTAGAATTTAATGAAGGTGATCATGCATTTCTAAAGGTGACTCCGAGATTGAGACTGAAGGGACCGTTTAAGTCACGGAAGTTAAGTTCGAGATACGTAGGACCATACCAGATTATAGAAAGGATTGGTGAAGTAGCATACAAATTAGCCTTACCACCTTATTTATCCGAAATGCATGATGCTTTTCATGTATCTCAACTTCGAAAGTTCATTCCAGATTCTCTCCATCCTATTCTCCCAGATTCAGTGGAAGTAGAAGCAGACCTAACCTTCGAACCTCAACCAAGTTGTATTGTAGGACTGGAAACTAAGGTATTGAGAAATAAGGAGATCCCTCTTGTTAAGGTACAATGGGATGGATCACATTCGAGCGATGCTACCCGGGAACTAGAGTCTAAAATGCGAGAAGTTTACCCTCATCTCTTCCAG GTTGCTCTAGTAGAACAAATATTTAACGTGTAG